A stretch of the Porifericola rhodea genome encodes the following:
- a CDS encoding prephenate dehydrogenase encodes MNICIVGLGLLGGSTALGLKAKDSSYRIIGVDNDREHAAQALVGEIADKIMSLEEAVQHADVVILATPVNVIIKQLPEVLDMVGRNVVVTDLGSTKEQICATVRDHPKRGQYVAAHPIAGTERSGPGAAFPELLLGKQMILCERDRSDIEALEIVENLFKLKLNMRVSYMEAAAHDRHIAYVSHLSHISSFALSTTVLDKEKDELSIFEMAGSGFSSTVRLAKSSAQMWVPIFSQNTKNISSALGSYIKNLQRFKDIIDAQDEEGASAEITRANDIIRVLSGIEK; translated from the coding sequence ATGAACATCTGCATTGTTGGTTTAGGCTTACTGGGTGGGTCTACAGCATTAGGACTAAAGGCAAAAGATAGTAGCTACCGCATTATAGGGGTAGACAACGATCGTGAGCATGCCGCTCAGGCCTTAGTAGGAGAAATAGCCGATAAAATTATGTCTCTGGAAGAAGCGGTACAGCATGCAGATGTCGTAATTCTTGCTACTCCGGTCAACGTAATTATTAAGCAGTTGCCAGAGGTGCTGGATATGGTAGGGCGCAATGTAGTAGTCACCGACCTGGGTTCTACCAAAGAGCAGATTTGTGCTACAGTTCGTGATCATCCTAAGCGTGGACAGTATGTTGCGGCACACCCCATTGCTGGTACTGAGCGCTCCGGACCAGGGGCTGCTTTTCCTGAACTTCTTCTTGGTAAGCAAATGATATTATGTGAGCGCGATCGCTCAGACATTGAAGCTCTGGAAATAGTAGAAAATCTTTTTAAGCTAAAACTGAATATGCGGGTAAGCTATATGGAGGCAGCTGCCCATGACCGACATATCGCCTACGTATCTCACCTCAGCCATATTAGCTCCTTTGCCCTGAGTACCACAGTGCTGGATAAAGAAAAAGACGAGCTAAGTATTTTTGAAATGGCAGGTAGCGGCTTCTCCTCTACCGTAAGGCTGGCTAAAAGTTCAGCACAGATGTGGGTGCCTATTTTCTCTCAAAATACCAAAAATATTTCTTCTGCTCTGGGTAGCTACATCAAGAATCTACAGCGTTTTAAAGATATTATTGATGCGCAGGATGAAGAAGGAGCCAGTGCAGAAATTACTCGTGCTAACGACATCATCAGAGTACTGTCGGGTATCGAGAAATAA